One genomic segment of Gossypium arboreum isolate Shixiya-1 chromosome 3, ASM2569848v2, whole genome shotgun sequence includes these proteins:
- the LOC108465654 gene encoding uncharacterized protein LOC108465654, with product MGKKLDALLGRGFKPYKLKSLISVALSRLSVFKNRRQIRSNQARSDVVELLQLGHHDRALLRAEQVVKEQNMLDVFVILEGYCNLLIERLHLIEEDRECPDELKEAICGLLFASSRCGDFPELQEIRAIFTSRYGKEFVARAIELRNNCGVNTKIIQKLSTKQPDLQSRWNVLNEIAAEHSIALQLRETSVSATQENLDGSKNHSQPKLGTIGKASNHAVLGDDNEFSDSTKARKKYNDVADAAQAAFESAANAATAARAAVELSRSDFHDPDDDDHDDDQNSPNSQRKRVLEREEPNSEDKETQQGNQAEDLKQTPEIKISSPSSSKDSSQGNLDIRTMSLDEVDPIKLLEKEVAIHESDDENYDSHDSSFHMNTSMFKVKVQDEDENYEYTEKTALMFQNSSDKQIPSSLRAGLKVEAVPENPTEHVAQSSGTKGKRPFTMNKAPFSVRTRQVRGCCGASVY from the exons ATGGGGAAGAAGCTAGACGCGTTGCTTGGAAGAGGGTTCAAGCCCTACAAGTTGAAATCACTTATTAGTGTTGCCCTTTCTCGTCTTTCCGTTTTCAAGAATCGGCGTCAGATTCGCAGCAACCAAGCTCGCTCTGATGTTGTGGAGCTCCTTCAGCTCGGCCACCATGATCGTGCTCTTCTAAGA GCGGAGCAGGTGGTGAAGGAGCAAAACATGTTGGACGTGTTTGTTATCCTGGAAGGGTATTGTAATCTCCTCATTGAAAGACTCCATCTCATTGAGGAAGACAG AGAATGCCCTGATGAGCTGAAGGAGGCAATATGTGGCTTGCTCTTTGCATCTTCAAGGTGTGGAGATTTTCCCGAGCTTCAAGAGATTCGTGCAATCTTCACGTCTCGCTATGGCAAAGAATTCGTTGCTCGTGCCATTGAGTTGCGCAACAATTGTGGAGTCAACACTAAG ATTATACAGAAactctcaaccaaacaaccagaCTTGCAGAGCAGATGGAATGTGCTCAATGAGATTGCTGCTGAGCATAGCATTGCCCTACAACTCCGTGAAACCTCTGTTTCCGCTACCCAG GAAAATTTGGACGGAAGCAAGAATCATAGCCAGCCCAAGTTAGGCACAATAGGTAAGGCAAGTAACCATGCAGTCCTAGGAGATGACAACGAGTTCTCTGATTCAACAAAAGCAAGGAAAAAATATAATGATGTAGCTGATGCCGCTCAAGCAGCCTTTGAGTCTGCTGCAAATGCGGCCACAGCAGCAAGAGCAGCCGTGGAACTCTCTCGTTCTGATTTCCATGATCCTGATGATGATGATCATGATGATGATCAAAACAGTCCCAATAGTCAAAGAAAAAGAGTGCTTGAGAGAGAGGAACCAAATTCTGAAGATAAAGAAACTCAACAAGGCAATCAAGCAGAGGACTTGAAACAGACACCAGAAATCAAGATTTCGAGCCCTTCTTCAAGTAAAGATTCATCACAAGGAAACCTGGACATTAGGACAATGTCGTTGGATGAAGTGGACCCTATCAAGCTATTGGAAAAGGAAGTAGCCATTCATGAGAGCGACGATGAGAATTACGATTCCCATGATTCCAGTTTTCATATGAACACAAGCATGTTTAAAGTCAAGGTCCAAGATGAAGATGAGAATTACGAGTACACAGAGAAAACTGCACTGATGTTTCAGAACTCATCTGATAAGCAAATCCCCTCAAGCCTTCGTGCTGGCTTGAAGGTGGAGGCTGTACCCGAAAACCCCACAGAACATGTGGCTCAAAGTTCTGGGACGAAAGGTAAACGACCCTTTACCATGAATAAGGCGCCGTTTTCTGTAAGGACTAGACAAGTTCGTGGCTGCTGCGGAGCCTCAGTATACTGA
- the LOC108465656 gene encoding 30S ribosomal protein 3-1, chloroplastic-like, with protein MSSYSYHCPISLIHKAAFKTRIVTSLSLILQYKMLSMATSSTLHTTFTCHSFRYQKSFNTPFCLNKNPILKKTIKTPTLTASAATEAVTETETPSDFIIPQKPEVVVKQVGKPRLVLKFIWMEKNIGLALDQVIPGHGTVPLSPYFFWPRKDAWEELKATLESKPWISQKKMIILLNQATDIINLWQQSGGNLSQS; from the coding sequence ATGTCCTCCTATTCCTACCATTGCCCCATATCCCTTATCCACAAAGCAGCTTTTAAGACTCGCATCGTCACATCTCTCTCTCTCATTCTGCAATACAAAATGTTATCCATGGCTACTTCATCTACACTCCATACTACTTTCACTTGTCATTCCTTTCGTTATCAGAAATCCTTTAACACCCCCTTTTGCCTTAACAAAAATCCCATTTTGAAGAAAACAATCAAAACTCCAACACTAACTGCTTCGGCTGCCACGGAAGCTGTCACTGAGACTGAAACACCATCCGACTTCATCATTCCTCAGAAACCTGAGGTGGTGGTCAAGCAAGTTGGAAAGCCAAGACTGGTTTTGAAATTCATATGGATGGAAAAGAACATCGGGCTTGCCCTTGATCAAGTCATACCGGGCCACGGCACTGTTCCTCTAAGTCCATATTTCTTCTGGCCAAGGAAAGATGCCTGGGAAGAGCTCAAGGCCACTCTAGAAAGTAAGCCTTGGATTTCTCAGAAGAAGATGATTATCCTTCTCAATCAGGCCACTGATATCATCAATCTATGGCAGCAAAGTGGTGGCAACCTTTCCCAGAGCTAG